Proteins co-encoded in one Rhopalosiphum maidis isolate BTI-1 chromosome 2, ASM367621v3, whole genome shotgun sequence genomic window:
- the LOC113553419 gene encoding angiomotin-like — protein MMSLSLVVVIGFVAACSASPSLYFSGPQYYSGYYAAPAAVVSPIKSQYHTQNEFGHYAYGYNDGYSSKSETKHANGLTEGAYSYVDPNGVLQQYKYVSDENGYRVSGTNLPVAPAVPVVEVPAVPAVPAVPVEDSIVAVKSVPIHFETPAAVAAPVYQSEIPQQVQDTPEVAAAKVAHQIAYDEAKKAADASPAEEESSSDAVVQDSAAAPAAPAAPAAPAAPAAPVFQAELPQPVQDTPEVAAAKVAHQIAFDEAKKAESAASAADLANHFAPAPVLAAAPAAVTSYSYHPTAYAAYPSYAAVPAHASYAYGPVASYAYAAAPAPSYAYAASPFAASSYSPVHSQYHSQDEFGQYSYGYNSGSSSKAEVKTVDGVTRGGYSYVDANGQVQHYNYVSDPVNGFRVAGTNLPAANAL, from the exons ATGATGTCTCTATCACTG GTTGTTGTAATTGGGTTCGTAGCCGCGTGCTCGGCCAGTCCGTCGCTATACTTCAGCGGTCCACAATACTACAGCGGTTACTACGCGGCCCCCGCCGCCGTGGTCAGCCCGATCAAGAGCCAATACCACACGCAAAACGAATTCGGACATTACGCTTACGGCTACAACGATGGATACTCCAGCAAGTCCGAAACCAAACACGCCAACGGTCTGACCGAAGGCGCGTACTCGTACGTCGATCCGAACGGAGTTCTCCAGCAATACAAGTACGTGTCCGACGAGAACGGTTACCGCGTGTCCGGCACCAACTTGCCCGTGGCCCCAGCCGTCCCAGTGGTCGAGGTCCCGGCCGTCCCGGCCGTCCCAGCCGTCCCAGTCGAGGACTCCATCGTTGCCGTCAAATCCGTCCCGATCCATTTCGAAACCCCGGCCGCAGTCGCCGCACCGGTCTACCAGTCCGAAATCCCACAACAGGTACAAGACACGCCGGAAGTAGCTGCCGCCAAGGTTGCTCACCAGATCGCTTACGACGAAGCTAAGAAAGCCGCAGACGCTTCGCCAGCCGAAGAAGAATCGTCGTCCGACGCTGTCGTCCAAGATTCCGCCGCCGCACCCGCCGCACCCGCCGCACCCGCCGCACCCGCCGCACCCGCCGCCCCAGTCTTCCAGGCCGAACTCCCGCAACCGGTACAAGACACCCCGGAAGTAGCTGCCGCCAAGGTGGCTCACCAGATCGCTTTCGACGAAGCTAAGAAAGCCGAATCCGCCGCTTCCGCCGCCGACCTCGCCAACCATTTCGCACCTGCCCCAGTCTTGGCCGCCGCACCCGCCGCCGTCACATCGTACAGTTACCACCCGACCGCTTACGCCGCTTACCCGTCGTACGCCGCCGTCCCGGCACATGCTTCCTACGCTTACGGCCCGGTAGCGTCCTACGCGTACGCCGCCGCACCAGCCCCGTCTTACGCATACGCCGCCTCCCCGTTCGCCGCCTCGTCGTACTCGCCGGTGCACAGCCAGTACCACTCGCAAGACGAGTTCGGTCAGTACTCGTACGGCTACAACAGCGGTTCGTCGTCCAAGGCTGAGGTCAAGACCGTCGACGGCGTGACCCGCGGGGGTTACTCGTACGTGGACGCCAACGGACAGGTCCAACACTACAACTACGTCTCCGACCCGGTCAACGGTTTCCGCGTCGCCGGCACCAACCTGCCAGCAGCCAACGCTCTGTAA